The genomic region TTGCAAGCCTTTATCAGCTTTATGGCATAATAATGTCGGACGTAGACGGCTTCAGCGCTAGCGATATGTATCGCATCGACGTTCTGCTTCTATCCATCATCTCTTCGATCTTTTGGATCCTTTTCATCTCTCTGATGGCTTCCTATATTATCGTGCCGTTCATAGCAAAACAGTTCGATATCGCTATTGATTCTGCCAAGCTGAATCTCTATCTCTGCACTTTTCTGATGTGTTTGCTCGCTGTGAGCTACGCGATGTTTCCTGTGATATTGTATTTCGCGTATTTCGCAGGATCGGATGGGTTTTGAGCCTCGGTAGAGTTTTGTCGTCGCGCATATAAAAACACCCCCGACCAACCGGCCGAGGGTGTCGCTAAGTTCAGATTGTCGGAAGTGGCTTTAGCGGTAGAACTCGATGACGAGGTTCATGTTGACCTCGAAGGGCACCTGATCCGAGGTGGGGATTGAGAGCGCCTTGGCGGTCAGGGTCGAGGGGTCGAAGGTCAGCCAGCCGGGGACCTCATGGCCGGGGAGCGACTCGAGGTTCTCACGGATCAGGTCCTCGACAGTCCGCTTCGAGCTCTCGCGCTTCCTGCGGATGACGGTGATCTCGTCACCCACGCGGACCTGATACGAGGGTCGGTCGGTCTTGCGGCCGTTGATGGCGACGTGCCCGTGGGCGACCATCTGCCGGGCCGCCCAGATCGAGCGCGCCCAGCCGAGACGGCGGATGATGTTGTCCAGCCGTTGCTCGAGCAGCGACAGAAGCACGTCGCCGGTGTTGCCCTGCGTGCGGGTGGCCTTGGCCATGTAGATGCGGAACTGCTTCTCCAGCACGTTGTAGTGGTAGCGGAGCTTCTGCTTCTCGTTCAGGCGGACGCCGTAGTCCCGCAGACGCCGGCCGCGGAAGCCGTGCATGCCTGGGGGATTGAGTTGACGCTTGTTCGTGTGCTTGGGCAGGTCGACGATCGGGACGCCGACGCGGCGGGAGAGCTTGACCTTCGGTCCGGTGTAGTTTGCCATAAATCCTTATGAAAGCCTTGATTAGGGCCTTCGGGTCCTTGGTGGCTCGGCCGTGGCTACGGCGTCGCGATGGGGAACACGCTGGACACCTTGTCCGGCGAGCCATGTAGTCCACCAGAAGTCCGCGATCCTGTCAACCGACACAGGCCGTCGAGACTGCCCGACCGGCGAGTCAGGCGGAACCTGATCGGGGAGGGAGTTATCACGGACTCTGGTGACGCCGATGGGTCCGGTATGAAGAAAATGATCGCCGTTCTGAGTGTTCTGGGTCTGGCGGGCCTGATGACGGCCTGTGCGCACGAACCGAAGCCGATTGAGACCGTTTCACGGCCTCTGGCTGCCGTTCCGAGCGCCGATGGAGCCCTATATGCGGGGCGTTTGGACGATGGACCGGCCGCTGTGGCTAATCCCGGGCCCTCCTGGACGGTGTTGACGGTCGAGGAGCTGCAGCATCGGACCCGTTATTTCGACCCGCGAACCGGGCTGATGATCACCAAAACCCAGAATCGCCAGACCGTGCGCGAGGACCCGTGGCTGGCCGCCCCGATCAAGCTCCCCGACACCAGGGGCGAGGGGCAAGACCTGCGTTATCACGGGCAGCGTGGCGGACACGGCGGGGGCGAGTAGCTCAGAATCTGAATCAAGGCTGGCTTACACGGCGGGCTGGCTTAGAATCCCATTATGAACGTGATCAAACCTGTCGATGCGGTGTCGCCCAAGCGGCGTTTCTGGGGCAACATCGCGCTGATTAGCGTGTTCTCAGCCATGGTCTTCGTCACGCTGGGTACCAGTCTCGCGCGGTCATCGACCGGCGATCAACTGAGCCTGCTGGTGGACGTTCGGCACTGGATCCTCAACAGCTACGTCGAGGATGTGGAGGGCCAGGACCTGACCGAGGCGGCGATCAACGGGATGATCGAATCACTGGGTGATCCGTACACGAGCTACTTCCCGCCTGAGGATCTCGAGAGTTTCAACGAATCGATCGAGGGCCAGTTTTCGGGGATCGGTGCGGAAGTGGATATGAAGGAGGGGCGGCTGCGAATCGTGAGCCCGCTGGAGGATTCGCCGGCGTGGCAAGCGGGGGTGCTGGCTGGCGACATGGTGTTGGAGATCGATGGCGAGTCGACCGAAGGCTTGTCGCTGCGGGAGTGCGTCAGCAGGCTCAAGGGTTTGGAGGGCACGGATGTCACGATCCTGGTCCGTCATCTCTCGGGTGAAGAGGCCGAGATCACCATCACGCGAGCTGTGATCAAGGTCGCGACGGTGCGCGGGATCGCTCGCGATGCGGATTTACACGAGACCTACTGGCTCGATGCCGATCGAAAGATCGCTTACGTCCGCCTGACGCAGTTTGGTCAGCGATCGGCGGACGAGTTAGCGGCGGTGCTCACCGACCTGCGTGATCAGGGGATGGAAGCGCTGGTGCTCGACCTGCGGTTCAACCTTGGCGGGTTGCTGACCGGTGCCCAGGCGATCTCGGACATGTTTCTGACCGAGGAACAGACGATCGTGTCGGTGCGGAATCGTCAGGGGGATGAGCAGTTTGCTAAGTCGACGGCTGAGACGATTCTGCCGGAGACGCCCGTAGTCCTGCTGGTCAACGAGATCAGTGCGTCGGCATCGGAGATTGTCGCGGGCGCACTCAAGGACAACGGGCGGGCCCGGCTGGTTGGCGTGCGGACGTTCGGCAAGGGCTCGGTGCAGCAGGTGCGTGAGCTGGATGGCGGGCGGTCGGCGTTGAAGCTCACAACGGCGTACTACTACATCCCTTCGGGCCGGAAGATCCATCGGGTCGAGGACGCGGAGAAATGGGGTGTGGACCCGTCGGATGGGTGCTGGGTGAGCATGACGCCTGAAGAGGTGCGGGCGCTGATTGAGGTGCGTCGAGAGGCGGCGATTGATCGCGGAGAGAACGGGACGCCGGTGCGTTCGACGTGGACCAGCGAAGCGATCAAGGAAGACCTCAAGGACCCGCAGCTCGCCGCGGCACTCGATTCGGTGACCGGTTATCTAACCGAGGGCAACTGGCCGGAGGTCGGGCAGAACAACGATGACGCCGTGGTCACGCTGATGAGACGAGCGTCGCTGGAACGCCGGCGTGATCTGCTGCGGGAGACGCTGGAGGATGTCGAGGAGGAGCTTGAGAAGCTCGACAAGCCGACCGAGGCGGCTTCGGTGCCGGAGGATGTGGTCGATGAGGCCATGGCACCGGACAGTGCCACGCCTTGAGTGATCGCGTACTGGTTTTAGGCCTGGAGACGAGCTGCGACGAGACGTCGGCGGCGGTGGTGGCGGATGGTGTTCGCGTGCTCGGTCATGTGGTGGCGTCACAGCACGATCTGCACGCGGAGTACGGCGGCGTGGTGCCGGAGATCGCGAGCCGGGCTCATCTGGAGCGATTGTTGCCGGTGATCCGGAGCACGCTGAATCAGTCCGGCGTCGGGCTCGATGACATCAACGCCGTGGCAGTGGGGAATCGGCCGGGGCTGATCGGGTCGCTGCTTGTTGGGGTGTCGGCGGCACAGGCGCTGGCGTGGTCACTCGGCGTTCCGCTGATCGGGGTGGATCATGTGCAGGCGCATCTCTATGCGGGCAGGCTGATTGAAGCTAACGATAGGCAACAGATTGCTGAAGCCCATGAGAACGAAGGGGCGAGCTTGGGCCTGGTCGTGTCAGGCGGGCATACGAGTATCTATGAGTTAGGCGAGGGGCTGGTCGCGCGGGAGATCGGGCGGACGATTGATGACGCGGTCGGCGAGGCGTTTGATAAGGCGGCGGTGATTCTCGGTTTGGGCTTCCCAGGCGGGCCGGCGGTCGAGCGATGTGCCCGTGAGGGTGATGCTTCGAGGGTTGACCTGCCGGTGTCGATGCTGGGCAAGGAGAGCCTGGATTTCTCGTTCAGCGGGCTCAAGACGGCGCTGCTCTATCGGGTGCGTGGGCAGCCCAAGACGGTGAATGGCAAGCCGGTGTTCGAGCGAGCGTTCGAGGACCTAGGTGACCAAGAGCGGGCCGACCTGGCTGCGGGGTTTCAGCGAGCGGCGGTGGCGGCGGTCATCAAAAAGCTCTCGCGGGCGGTCGAGCAGAAGCGGGCGAATGGCGAGGAGGTGTCGCGGCTGGTCACTGGCGGCGGGGTCACGGCCAACGGTCATCTCCGCAACGAGCTGCGGGCGTGGGGCCAGCGCGAGGTGGTCGAGGTCGTTATCCCGGCGATGGCGTACTGCGTCGATAACGCGGCCATGATCGCTGGGCTGGGGACGCAGCGATTTCTCGCTGGCGAGCGCGATGGGCTCGACCTCGCGGCGGTGGCGACGACCTCGCTGCGTTGACTTACACTCCGGCCATGTCACTTGAGTTGCTGTTTATGGGTAGTGGAACCTCGGCAGGCGTACCGATGATCGGCTGCGATTGCCGGGTATGCCGGTCCGACGACCCGCGCGATCAACGGAGTCGGAGTAGTGCGGTGGTGGAGTGGATCGATGACGGCGGGATCGCTAGGCGGGTGCTGATTGATGCGACGCCCGAGCTGCGGGCGCAGTGTCTGCGTGAGGACATCACCCGTCTCGATGCGGTGGTCTACACGCACGGGCATGCGGATCATGTGATGGGGACGGATGACCTCCGGCGGTTCAACGCGGTCCAACAGGAGGCGTTGGACATCTACGCGGACGAGGCGACCTTTGAGGTGCTCGGACGGATGTTCACCTACATCTTCGATTCGAGCATCAACCTCAACAAGAGCTTCGTGGCGACGCTGATCCCCCACCGGGTGGAGCACGGCGTGAGCTTCGAGCTTCACGGGGCCCGGTGGACCCCCCTGCTGCTGTACCACGGCCGGATGCCGATCACGGGGTACCGGATCGACCACGGTGGGCGGAGCATCGGGTACTGCACGGACGTGTCGAGCATCCCGCCGGAGAGCCTGCCGCTGCTCGAAGGCTTGGACGTGCTGGTGCTCGACGGGCTGCGGCACAAGCACCACCCGACGCACCTGACGATCGAGCGGGCGTGCGAGTACGCGGAGCGCTTGGGCGTAAGCAAGTGCTACCTGACCCACATCGGCCACGAGGTGAGTCACGCGGAGGTGAGTGAGGGGCTGCCGGAGGGGGTTTTTCTCGGCTCCGACGGCCTTAGAGTCTGACGCCTCTCCCGAGCACGGGTCATGCGGGGCGGCGGAGGGTGATCAAGCCAAGGAGTGTGAGTCCGGCCAGGGCGTTGGGCATCGGCACGGTGTAGTTCTTCGAGAGCATCATCTTATCGCGCTCGGAGGGGCTGACGAAGGGATCGGCGCGGGTGATGGTGCCCATGCCATCGTCGATGAGCTTGAAGTCGGGGTCCATGACGTTCTTGCGGTCGCCACTGGTCCGGGGGTCATCATCGAGCCCGAGGACGTGGCCGAACTCGTGGGCACCGAGGTTCTTCATGAACGTCGGGGCGACGGCGGAGTGACCGATCGCATCCGGGTGGATGGCGATGAAGCCTTCGGTGATGAAGACATGGTCTTTGTCGGTTGGGTAAGGATCCGGGACGAAGCCCCCGCCGGTGCCGTAGGGGGGAGGGGCGTCGTCTGGGAACGGCGGATTGTCGCTGGTCACATCGACATCGACGTAGCACTCAGCATCAATGGTCGGTTCGCCATCCTTAAAGACGATCTTGAGGCCGGGGAGGCAGTTGATCCAGGAGTTGATGCCCATCTCGAAGTTCGTGCGGTCGTCGCCGGCGATCGTGCCGGGGATAAAGACCGTGATGGTCTTGGGCAGTTTCCAGCCGTAGGACTGGACGCCATCGCGCGGGTCCGCGTCGATGAAGTTGGCGTGGGCAGCGGAAGTCAGGCAAAGCAACATCGCGGTCCCCGGGATGAGACGGCGTGTCATGGGAGTCTCCCTTGTGGTTCAGAGGCTGATTCGACGGGTGCAGTTTATGTGGCGGGCTGGGTGGGGGGTAGAGGGGGTTACCCTAGGCAAGCGCAAGTTTCGGAGGGGGTGTTTCTGTGGTGGGAAGGAGGGAGGGTTTAGAGAGTGAGATCCAGCCCATCAGACAGCAAATCTGAACAACTTAAGTCAGGTTCGTAGAACTTAAGAATTGTGATACTCGGCCCCCACTTGCCGGCCATCAGATGTAACTTGTGAAGCGAATTTTTACTCATTTTATAGGTCAGAAGATGAATTTCAGTCTTACTACTGATATTGTTAAAAAAGTTAAACCTATCAATAGATATGGGATCGTAAGAGAAGCCCATAAAGATTATTCGCTCAGCCGCTTGAAGTTGTTCATTAGCTTCTTTGAACTCTTCGGAAACAAAACTCCTCTCATTACCACTTAGATCGTTCAACTCAGATACAACGCGTATATTCTGGGAGGCTTTTTTGATAGAAACATCATCTTTGATCTCACCGTATTCATAAGTTTCCAGTGAACCAAGATCGCCATGCAGATGCAATGGATATAAATTTGATTCTCTCATTTTTGCTATCGCAGCATCTTCCGAAATATTGCATCGCTCTGAAAGTGCACTCATGAGAAAGTATTCTAAGGAGCGGTCATAGTTAAATGTGATAATTCGTAGGTCTGTTTTCGTTATCGCGTCCAATGGATCTTTACACCCCGAGACGATTGATTGCAATAATGACTGATACCATTTTTTTGCACCATCTCGGTTAAAATTGGGGTACTTGTATTCTTTATGTTTTATAATTTTTGCGATGAGAAACTTACCGACCACACGGAGGTCTTCTCTAGATTCAAGGAAAGTATCTATAGAGGGACAACCAGAAGCCGATAGTTTATTCGCGAATTCTTTACAGGCTTCCTCAAGCTGCTGCTTCGAAGTTAAGTACCTGTACTCGCCGCCATCTCTTGCTGCATACCACTCCGCGGGTGACATGACTTCCTTCTGGTGACTCAAAGCAACAATTTCATCGACCAAACCACCTGCTAGTGGATACCCTACATCCACACTCGCCCCCGCCCCCAGAATCAGCACTGTCGGTTTCGTGATCACGTGATCTCCTTTTCTGGAGTTCAGTTCTAAGCCCCCGC from Phycisphaeraceae bacterium harbors:
- the tsaD gene encoding tRNA (adenosine(37)-N6)-threonylcarbamoyltransferase complex transferase subunit TsaD, with protein sequence MSDRVLVLGLETSCDETSAAVVADGVRVLGHVVASQHDLHAEYGGVVPEIASRAHLERLLPVIRSTLNQSGVGLDDINAVAVGNRPGLIGSLLVGVSAAQALAWSLGVPLIGVDHVQAHLYAGRLIEANDRQQIAEAHENEGASLGLVVSGGHTSIYELGEGLVAREIGRTIDDAVGEAFDKAAVILGLGFPGGPAVERCAREGDASRVDLPVSMLGKESLDFSFSGLKTALLYRVRGQPKTVNGKPVFERAFEDLGDQERADLAAGFQRAAVAAVIKKLSRAVEQKRANGEEVSRLVTGGGVTANGHLRNELRAWGQREVVEVVIPAMAYCVDNAAMIAGLGTQRFLAGERDGLDLAAVATTSLR
- a CDS encoding MBL fold metallo-hydrolase — translated: MSLELLFMGSGTSAGVPMIGCDCRVCRSDDPRDQRSRSSAVVEWIDDGGIARRVLIDATPELRAQCLREDITRLDAVVYTHGHADHVMGTDDLRRFNAVQQEALDIYADEATFEVLGRMFTYIFDSSINLNKSFVATLIPHRVEHGVSFELHGARWTPLLLYHGRMPITGYRIDHGGRSIGYCTDVSSIPPESLPLLEGLDVLVLDGLRHKHHPTHLTIERACEYAERLGVSKCYLTHIGHEVSHAEVSEGLPEGVFLGSDGLRV
- the rpsD gene encoding 30S ribosomal protein S4, which encodes MANYTGPKVKLSRRVGVPIVDLPKHTNKRQLNPPGMHGFRGRRLRDYGVRLNEKQKLRYHYNVLEKQFRIYMAKATRTQGNTGDVLLSLLEQRLDNIIRRLGWARSIWAARQMVAHGHVAINGRKTDRPSYQVRVGDEITVIRRKRESSKRTVEDLIRENLESLPGHEVPGWLTFDPSTLTAKALSIPTSDQVPFEVNMNLVIEFYR
- a CDS encoding S41 family peptidase — translated: MNVIKPVDAVSPKRRFWGNIALISVFSAMVFVTLGTSLARSSTGDQLSLLVDVRHWILNSYVEDVEGQDLTEAAINGMIESLGDPYTSYFPPEDLESFNESIEGQFSGIGAEVDMKEGRLRIVSPLEDSPAWQAGVLAGDMVLEIDGESTEGLSLRECVSRLKGLEGTDVTILVRHLSGEEAEITITRAVIKVATVRGIARDADLHETYWLDADRKIAYVRLTQFGQRSADELAAVLTDLRDQGMEALVLDLRFNLGGLLTGAQAISDMFLTEEQTIVSVRNRQGDEQFAKSTAETILPETPVVLLVNEISASASEIVAGALKDNGRARLVGVRTFGKGSVQQVRELDGGRSALKLTTAYYYIPSGRKIHRVEDAEKWGVDPSDGCWVSMTPEEVRALIEVRREAAIDRGENGTPVRSTWTSEAIKEDLKDPQLAAALDSVTGYLTEGNWPEVGQNNDDAVVTLMRRASLERRRDLLRETLEDVEEELEKLDKPTEAASVPEDVVDEAMAPDSATP